A genome region from Populus alba chromosome 3, ASM523922v2, whole genome shotgun sequence includes the following:
- the LOC118044116 gene encoding receptor-like protein 13 — MMMKRMGAWMLLALLTLVGEWYGRCYGCLEEERIGLLEIKALDGFYLRDWVDSSNCCEWSGIECDNTTRRVIQLSLRGAGHPTFSLSDLSDWVLNASLFQPFKELRSLDLGFTGLVGCMENEGFEVLSSKLRELYLYYNRFNNDKSILSCFNGNLSTLKSLDLSDNRLTAGSGGSFYGLKVLSSRLKKLENLHLSGNQYNDSIFPSLTGFSSLKYLDLSYNQLIGSGFQLQPMRLGKLENLDLSGNQLNSSILSILSGLSSLKSLDLSRNKLTGSINSFQLQPVRLGKLENLDLSWNQCNDSIFPSLAGFSSLKSLNLSGNELTGSGFEIISSHLGKLENLDLSSNTFNNNIFSHLRGLSSLKSLKLSYNEWTGSTTVNGTFFNSSTLEELHLDNTSLPINFLLNIGALSALKILSVAECDLHGTLPAQGWCELKNLKQLDLARNN; from the exons atgatgatgaaaagaatGGGGGCTTGGATGTTGCTAGCATTGTTGACTTTGGTTGGCGAATGGTATGGTCGTTGTTATGGATGTTTGGAGGAAGAGAGGATTGGTCTCTTGGAGATCAAAGCTTTGGATGGCTTTTACTTGAGAGATTGGGTGGACAGTAGTAATTGTTGTGAGTGGAGTGGGATCGAGTGTGATAACACTACAAGGCGAGTGATCCAACTCTCTCTTCGTGGAGCAGGGCATCCAACTTTCTCTCTTAGTGATTTGAGCGATTGGGTTCTCAACGCATCTTTGTTTCAGCCTTTCAAAGAATTGCGAAGTCTTGATTTGGGATTTACTGGATTGGTTGGTTGCATGGAGAATGAAG GCTTCGAAGTCCTATCATCAAAACTGAGGGAACTTTACCTCTATTATAACCgatttaataatgataaaagcATTTTGTCATGCTTTAATGGTAACCTTTCCACTCTCAAGTCTTTGGATCTATCAGACAATCGGTTGACAGCTGGATCAGGAGGTAGCTTCTATG GTCTCAAAGTCTTGTCATCAAGGTTGAAAAAGCTGGAGAACCTTCATCTAAGTGGGAATCAATACAACGATAGCATTTTTCCATCTCTAACTGGATTTTCATCCCTCAAGTATTTGGATCTGTCGTACAATCAGCTGATAGGATCAG GTTTTCAACTCCAACCGATGAGGCTGGGAAAGTTAGAGAACCTTGACCTGAGTGGCAATCAATTGAACAGCAGCATCTTATCAATTCTGAGTGGGCTTTCATCCCTCAAGTCTTTGGATCTATCACGTAATAAGTTGACAGGATCTATCAATA GTTTTCAACTCCAACCGGTGAGGCTGGGAAAGCTGGAGAACCTTGATCTAAGTTGGAATCAATGCAATGATAGCATTTTTCCTTCTCTTGCTGGATTTTCATCCCTCAAGTCTTTGAATCTGTCAGGCAATGAGCTGACAGGATCAG GTTTTGAGATCATATCATCACATTTGGGGAAACTCGAGAACCTTGACCTGAGCTCTAATACATTCAACAACAACATTTTCTCACATCTGCGTGGACTTTCTTCTCTCAAGTCTTTAAAGCTATCATATAATGAGTGGACAGGATCGACGACTGTCAATG GGACTTTCTTCAATTCTAGCACCCTTGAAGAATTGCATCTAGATAATACTTCTCTCCCAATAAACTTTCTCCTGAACATTGGAGCATTGTCTGCTCTTAAAATTTTGTCTGTTGCTGAATGTGACCTTCATGGCACCCTACCCGCTCAAG GTTGGTGTGAATTGAAGAATCTGAAGCAGTTAGATCTCGCTAGAAATAATTAG